GGACTCCTCCCCTGGAAACTCCTCCGGGGCTGGGGAAGGCTTTGGCGCATGCTCCGTACCTAGGGCAGGTTTTTGCTGCGGGTAGCAGGGCTCCTGTCACACCGGCTGGCGGGTTGTGGCGGTGCCAGCCTGTGTGTGCGAGTGTGTCTGCGTGCCTGCGCCTGGGCGGACAGCCCGGAGCGGCAGTGCGACTCGCCGGGAGAGGCGTCTCAGCAGAGGCGCCTCGCCCGCTGCCGCTGCGCTGCGGGGGCCGCTCTGCAAACTTGCGGCGAGCGCCGTCAGCCCTCGCGGCTCCAGAGCCCCGCGACCTGCAGGCAAAGGCGCCGGGCGCGCGTGCCGGGCGCGGTGCCGCGGCCGGCCGGGGCGGCGGGACCGGGCCGCGCCTTCGCCCTTGGCCGGCGCCCTGGCGAGCCTCATGCAGCTCCAGCGCTCGCGGCCGCAGCTCCCCGGCTCCCCGGCTGCGCGCTGCAGGTCCAGGACCCGAACCGCGCTCCTCAGCGCCTGAGCGCCCGCAAGCCGCCGGCGGGATGCCGCGCGTCGCCTGAGAGCGCCGCGCCGGGGCGGGAGCAGGGAGCGGGCTGGCCCGGGCGCCCCCGGGAGCGCAGGGCGCCCCACGCCGCAGCCGCAGCCGAGCGCGCCGGCGCCCGCCTCCCCCGCCCGGCTCGCAGGCCCCGGCTCCGCCAGCCCCAAGGGCCGCGGGGCCGCCAGCCAGCCGCACGCCTCGGCGTCAGGGGCATGGAGGAACGGCGGGCTCCGAGCCGCGCCCCGGAGTCCCCGAAACTTCCGAGCGGGCGCCCGTCCGccctgccgccgccgccgccgccgcttcgCCTGACGGCCTGAGAGCGGGACCATGGATGAAAGGTTCAACAAGTGGCTGCTGACGCCGGTGCTCACTCTCCTCTTCGTGGTCATCATGTACCAGTACGTGTCCCCCTCCTGCACCAGCTCCTGCACCAACTTCGGGGAGCAGCCCCGCGCGGGGGAGGCCGGCCCGCCCGCCGTCCCGGGTCCAGCCCGCCGGGCTCAGGCGCCGCCCGAGGAGTGGGAGCGGCGGCCCCAGCTGCCCCCGCCGCCCCGGGGGTCCCCCGAGGGGCCTCGGGGGGCCGCAGCGCcagaggaggaggacgaggagcccggagaccgaggggaggaggaggaggaggaggaggaggaagacgagCCGGACCCCGAGGCCCCGGAGAACGGCTCCCTGCCCCGGTTCGTGCCGCGCTTCAACTTCACCCTGAAGGACCTGACCCGCTTTGTGGATTTCAACATCAAAGGGCGCGACGTGATCGTGTTCCTCCACATCCAGAAGACCGGGGGCACCACGTTCGGACGGCACCTGGTGAAGAACATCCGGCTGGAGCAGCCTTGTAGCTGCAAAGCCGGCCAGAAGAAGTGCACCTGCCACCGGCCTGGCAAGAAGGAGACGTGGCTCTTCTCCCGCTTCTCCACCGGCTGGAGCTGCGGGCTGCACGCCGACTGGACGGAGCTCACCAACTGCGTGCCGGCCATCATGGAGAAGAAGGACTGTCCCCGCAACCACAGCCACACCAGGTACTGTCCCCTGCCCCGTCTCAGTtcttcccctcccacccccacccagtcCCTCTTCTTCAGTCCTGACCCAGAGCGACCCCGCGCTCCCTGCCCCTGCTGATGGTTTCCTGGCGTCTTGGGCGGTTGGCGCCGTGGCTTTGGGGAGGGATGAGAGACGTCTGGATAGTGCCCAGGTCCTGAACTCGTTCTTCCCCCAGTCCCCACCGCTTCCCGCCACCCCTCTGCCTTCACCCTCTAAGGTGTGCGGGGGAGCCACCGTGTGGATCCTGCCTGGTGCCTATAgcacagcctggcctccctcccAGTGGACGCTGGAAAAAACGCCCTGAAATGGGGAGGGGATCGCGGTCTGGGTTAGACCAGCCTTGCAAAATTGTGAACTTAAGTTTTGGGAGTGCAAACCCAAACCCAGGAAAAAGAAGGGGGAGTAGAGAGGCAAGGCAGGAGTTTTCCAGGTATGGTGAAGCTGGAGACGAATATGATCCCTCTATAAGTGGCTTTTGGGTGGCAGCTCAGGAAACAGTCAATCCTCTTGGTGACACTTTGAAGATACACGTGCAAATTTCTGCTTTACCTCCATAGATAACTCTAATTCTGGAGATGGTCTTTGTTGCCCAGCAGTGCCAGGATTTGGACTCACCTGTCCTCAGAAAGATTTCCATGCTCTTCCTAGGCCATTACATCAACTTATTCCAAAAGTACCTATTAAATGCCTACAGGGTGCCTGACAGTGTACTAAGTGCTAAGTgagtataaagataaaataacatCCCTTGTTTTCAGGATGGAATGACATTCTTGATCCCCTGCCTCCTAGCCTTAAAAAACAGTAATACAGTGGAGAATTAGGAAAGTTAAAAATCTTAATAGCCAATGAAACTGCTTACATTATTAACATGCTTTGAGAGAGACATGGGCTTAAGAATTTGGTTGAAGGTTCTTTCTGCCCATTGCAATTCGAAGATTAATCTGACATGCTTGCTCAAGGACGAAAATATTAAAAGCTTGGAACACTAGTTCATTGAAGTTTTTATCTTAAAGGTTTCAAACAATTTGGTATGAAGAAATAGGAATTTAAAAGCTCAAGCTCATTATGTTGATAGCACAGATAGCTTTTGCATTTGACGTTATAGAAAAGCTTCATTTACTGGAAGCTACCCAGATTCTGGAATTCACCACCACTGAAGCATCTAATTCTACTTCATTTCTCCAAGAATGAGCGAAATTTCTTTATGGGATTTTTTACTCTGGcaatttttcaaatactttccctcctccctgctccttTTCCTGTTTAATGCACATTGGTTAGAATAAGAAACTGGATTTGGAATGAGGGCATTAGGGTCTTCACTTAGTATATTTTACAGAtcctttgcttttaaatatttttaatagtgtaTTACTTTAGATCCTGCCACTCTCTTTTAGCTTAAAACAGTTTTTCAGTTAAGTATTACTTCCAAACCTCCTAACACATAACATGATTATTTCAGTGAGACACAACTTCTGCTACAGTGAGACACAATTTCTGCTACATTTCATCCAACCTTGTACTCCGTTTAGATTAATTCCTGATTGACCCCAAAGAGTTTGCTAGACTGCTTCCCAGCTTCCATTTCACTAAAACTGGAGTCTTATTGATTATCACATAGAAAAGTCTGATTGCTCTTCAGTAGGGGCTGGCATTATTTTTGTCCCATGTACTTAAAAGTCTTAGTAAATAGATGAAAATTTTAGAGGACTTAGAGGAggatgtggaatctaaaaataattagatttttGCTTAGTGATGAATAATGCTACTACAGACCCTGAATAGGTGACAAGCAGTCAGGTTTCACTTCTATAGGAAATACTTAGTATCTCTTTATTCTGTGACATAGGAAAACTCCACCGTGACTGTTTAAACATATGATTTCTAGTGTAtgatcaaattattttctttgtttagtAATGGAGCATAAACATTCATTTCTCCCTGAAACACAAGTTAGCAGACAATTAGTCACCCTGTtctggtttccttttctttcttaaaaaacacatttttggtAGTATCTTGTTTTTACCTCATTTGAtaatccttctttcttttccttcccaccctctctctcttcccagtaATTCTCAATTACTTCCTTGCTCTAGATACTGTAGGAGGGAATAGTTGTGGCATATGTGAAGTGCTCTGCATCAAAAGCTATAGGGAAAAAGTTGAAAGGATGTTAACAGTAGCATCTCTCTAGCAGAGTAGATTGAGTTAGTTGTCTGTCATTGTAATGTCTGTGTACAGCATTCTACAGTCAACTAGATTAGCCTGGATAATGGAGGGTACATTTTCACAATGCAAAATGGCAGATAATCTATTGGTACATAATGGAAACAAGGTTCTACTTCAAATAGGGCTGACTCTAAGCAAAATTGATAAGCAGATCTTGTTGATTTCGGTTCCCTAGTCTTTCTGCTTTTGGTTCCCGCAAAGCGTCTCCTCCCAATTTCACTCAGAGATCAATGCCCTTATGGATCACATAATGGGTAAGAGTAAGGATTCTGGAATCAGATAAGTATGGCTCTtgtacttactagctgtgtaccCAGGAGTAAGTTActctttctgagtctcagtttcttcacttttaAAGTGTAGATAATAATTAGTATGGCTATTATATTATAGGGGTGTTGTGAGAACTAAATGAATCGATGCGTGCAAAATGCTTAGCATAGTATATATGCATGGTATAATATGCTGGCATATTGTACTTACTATGTGGATATATAGTAATAGTGCAATATCAGTTGTTAATTGCAATAATAGGTTCCCTATTCAAGGCCTTCTTCCTAAAAAACCATGAGGTCAATTTGTTAGAGAAGCTCTGTATAAATGAGTCACCTTACAGAGATACCATTTTATGATTACTTGTACTAAGCATCCTAGGTTGCAAACTTAAACAATAAGTTGAAAATTATGGACATTTGGTCATCAGTCTTTGTAGGGGAGAAGGTGGGAACAAAGTTAGGGGCACACAATATAATTGGATATACATTCCTTTGGTAACACAAAAAACTATCtggaatggtgagagaggaggTGAGAACATCTAGGACTAAAGGCAGAAGAAGGAAGCCAACTCTGAAGAGAAATACATGGCAAACCTGAAGGGGCCATCATATGGATTAAGTGGGCCGTGAAGGGGCAGGACCTTGGGCTGGTGGTTTGAATCCAGCACAGAGATAACTTCTGACCACAGAAACTGGTTGGAATAGGATGATGGCATATCGGAATGACCTCTTTTATCATATCACTGATGGTTTTTTCCCGTTATTTTTGTGGTGCTTTTCccccagttactttttttttttttggcaggttATTGTTTCTCACTCTCTTTATGCTTCCTTCTTTATTACTGTATACCCAAAGCCTTAAAAGACTCCTTTTTAGCATTCTTGAGTATGTGTAGAATCATAGCATTTTATGGCTAAAAAGGACTGAAGAGAGAATCTAGTCCCACATTTTTCATGGGGAATGTAACCATAAAAAGGTGAAATGACATACctaaggtttcttgagggaattcatgtcttcatttgcataatttatattcaatgttttgCTTACTATATATCTTCTGTTTACTATGGAAAGTATAGTGGAGTGTGCCTTAAGCACCTACTTACTATGTGCCGGGCACTACGATAGTTCTGGGGATTGCGTTGTAAACATTGGCAGCCCTGTGTAGCCTAGGCTTCATCTTTGGTAAGTGAGTATCACTCCCATTCTTAAATAATGATGGAAAGATATTCTATCTGCATCATTTTGTAAGATAGGATggcattttttctcttttatgaccTGCACTCCGTTAGTTTTGTTAGAATAGTTTGAACCCTGTGGATGTTATATTAAATAGGACCTTCTGTGTTGCAAGTTATACAAACCTAACTCAAACTTATTTCAGCCAGAGGGGAATTATTGGCTAACCCAGTCACACCACAGGAAGGTGGGGGAGAGGTGGTTTCAGGAATGACTGGACCTGGAGATTTGGGGTCTTTCTTCCCATACTCCTTTGCATATTGATCTCATTCTGTCAaattggccaattccacaaggtgGGCAAATGCTTTTCATATCTAATAGCTCCACAAGCCAAGAGGGAAGCAGGCCTTCTCTGAGTTCCAGTTTGAAATTTTTGGGAATGACTCTGATTAGCCCAGCTTGGAACTTGTGACTATTCTTTCAGTCAATCATTGTGGCCAGGGAGAGAGATAAGGTTATCTGAGTCACCTTATATCACAGAACCATTTATatgactggtgtgtgtgtgtgtgtgtgtgtgtgtgtgtgtgtgtgtgtatgtgtgtatgtgtgttattaGGAAGGAGAGGAGCTACCATAGATACAGCTCCTGGATGGACCACTGGATTCTGGACAACCCCTCCAACTATGTAAACTGTAGATGCAAAtacatgagaaataaataaaccttcagatctctctctctctttttttgtattcCACTTAGGAAAACTTTTAAGTCAAACTGCAACTCGAATTTATTTGCAGCATCTGGAAACCATGTCATATGAGAATTAATTGAAAGAATGTGTAATATTTAATATTGAGTTGAGAAAAATAAGGAGAGACATAAAAGCTgccttcaaaaagtaaaaaaaatgagACGTGGAAGGTGAGGGAGACTTgttctgtgttgctgcaaagggtaGAACTAGGATAAGAAGTGATAGGATTTCAACTCAGAGTAAGAAAGAACTTAATAAAATTTATAACTGTCTAAAAAGAGCATGAACTCTTTGGTGCTCACTCTCAGTAAAAACTCTAGGAATGTCTGCTTAACTACTGATGTTGTAAAAGGAATTTCTTCTTGGGGAAAGGCTTAGCCTGGATGGcctttattttaagttttgttagTTCTAATCTAAGCTGAGTGCAGGGTATCTCCTTTTTCCTACCCtatgcataggaaaaaaaaaaaaaaggattataaatgaaCTAGTCCTCTagcatttgtaaatatttctacCAAGGAAACTTTTTGTAAAGTCTGATGGTATAGACTGTTTTACACATTCAGGGCCAAAAGCAATAAATGGGTCCTGTGTATTAGGTCGTCTGCTTCTTAATAATAAGTATAAAAAGATAAGATGAGAAAATATAACACAACTTGCCACAAAAACCAGAACCACTTTGAAACATTATCTGGTTATTGCTTTTCCTTTAGACAGCAggctaaaatatataaggaggtTACAGAGCTCTGTTTCAAAGACTAGACTATCATGGCCTGAACTGCTTTCTAAAGCATAAGCTGTTTGATGTCTCTTCTAATTAGAATTGTTGAACTGCCAAGAAGGTTAATTTTTACCATAAGGTTTTTGTAGTGTAAAACTAAAGAGCAGTGTAAAAGTAAAGAGATACGAGATTGTTCTGTCTGTAGGCCATATCTACTGATTTGTTCATTATAGGGTCTCCTAAAGTATTGCTCTGCTTCAAACCAACAACATTTGCTATAAATCAGTAAGAGGTTAAATTAAACCCTTTCAGTTTTTTAAGTAGTGAAGACATGAATTGGAAGTAGTAAATGGTAATAGATGATTTATGCTTCTGCTTTCTTCTTGATAGTTACCTTGGAATTTTTGATTGGGTTGATTTTCGAGAAATTGAAATGTTCTCATAAGAGAAGTGAGGCCAATTTAGCTGCCAACAATGTAGATTTGCTTAATCTTAGACTGTTATATTATTATTCCCCAAAGCTAATTATTATCATCTCATTTTGACTAAAGACAATAAGAAGCTTATGGCATTTGAAAGTTATTTATGCTTGATAATGAGCTAAACAGTTTAATTGAGACTGGCAAATCCTAATGTTATTTTAAGAGTCATAAAGTAAATTATTGGGCCAAGAAATAGGTTCAGTATGAAAACAATTAAATGGAAAAtccaaattaatattttgtaGTAATCACTTATCTTGTTTTTGAGTTCGTTAGATTGTGGATATCATTTATAAATTCCCTGTTGATTTTAATTGGCCAAATTAATATTTTGTAGTAATCACTTATCTTGTTTTTGAGTTTGTTAGATTGTAGATATCATTTATGAATTCCCTGTTGATTTTAATTAGCTAATACAACTTTGTTTACATTATAGCTGAGCATTCATGTATTGGGAAGAATAGGAAACATTTTCTAACTTGGACAgtgttatttgtttttatcttcctCTGGCAAATACAGTTGCTCAGTAAGACACATGTAAAGTGCCCAGCACAGAGATTAATTTATAGAAGATTCTTAATAAATGTCAGCTTTTAGATTACCTTGAAAACATATTAGCATAACTTGACAAGATTGTGTTAGTTAAAAGATGGAATTATCAAAAGTTTTGTATCATGACTCTGTTATTTCAGGTGCAAATTCTAGTTATTAGTGGTTGCCTTCCATAATTAGCAAGATGCCCACTCCCCAGATTCTCTAGAATAGAAGTAAAAGTAAATATGGAGACCAGAGCTTATTGGACTTATTGGACTATTGGACTTATTGGACTATTTGAGGAGGTTTATCCTATTAGACTGTATGCCACACATCAGAAATTCATTTGTTTACTGACAGATGTATTTGACTCTTGAAAAGGTTAATGTAATCATTCATTTGTGCTTTAGAAAAACAATCAGCCTAAACTGAGATGTGACCTCTGATGTAGGGTGAGAGGATGAGAGAGGTATTTATTAATATAACCTCTGGTTCATATAGATGCTACATTACTACTGGTCAAAGCCAGGTGGCTGAAGGTGATGGTGGTTGGAGATTGTAATATTGGAGAACAATAGAAAGAGATGATGAATAAGGACAAAGACTTCAAGAGAGATTGGAGGAAAACAATGACAAATTTATCAGCCACTGAAAATCATGCGAGTGCTTGATTTGTGATGTAATTGGGGTAATGTTTAAAGACATGgaccctggccaggcatggtggctcacaactgtagtcccagcactttgggaggtcagaaGTAGGtgggtctcttgagcccaggagttcaaggccagcttgggcaacaaagtgaaacccaatctctaaaaataaattaattaaaataaaataaaataaaataaaataaaataaaataaaatgaaagcatgaACTCTGAAGTCAAACTACCTGGATTTTAATCTGATTCAGTCACTTCTCTCATGTGGCCCTGGGTTAAGTCAATTATCTGCTCTGCACgtcagtttccttctctggaaACTGTCAGTAAGAAGAGCACTATCTCATGGTGAGCTTAGGACAaagcctgacacatagtaaggaaatcatgaaagagttagctattattattttctcctgAGACTCATCACATGCATAtatgtttgttgttattgttgttgtttttgagaccgagtcttgctctgtcacccaggctggagtgcagtggcaagatctcggctcactgcaacctccacctcccaggtccaagcaattctcttgcctcagcctccccagtagct
The window above is part of the Macaca mulatta isolate MMU2019108-1 chromosome 17, T2T-MMU8v2.0, whole genome shotgun sequence genome. Proteins encoded here:
- the HS6ST3 gene encoding heparan-sulfate 6-O-sulfotransferase 3 — protein: MDERFNKWLLTPVLTLLFVVIMYQYVSPSCTSSCTNFGEQPRAGEAGPPAVPGPARRAQAPPEEWERRPQLPPPPRGSPEGPRGAAAPEEEDEEPGDRGEEEEEEEEEDEPDPEAPENGSLPRFVPRFNFTLKDLTRFVDFNIKGRDVIVFLHIQKTGGTTFGRHLVKNIRLEQPCSCKAGQKKCTCHRPGKKETWLFSRFSTGWSCGLHADWTELTNCVPAIMEKKDCPRNHSHTRNFYYITMLRDPVSRYLSEWKHVQRGATWKTSLHMCDGRSPTPDELPTCYPGDDWSGVSLREFMDCSYNLANNRQVRMLADLSLVGCYNLTFMNESERNTILLQSAKNNLKNMAFFGLTEFQRKTQFLFERTFNLKFISPFTQFNITRASNVEINEGARQRIEELNFLDMQLYEYAKDLFQQRYHHTKQLEHQRDRQKRREERRLQREHRDHQWPKEDGAAEGTVTEDYNSQVVRW